One region of Oryzias latipes chromosome 6, ASM223467v1 genomic DNA includes:
- the LOC101157195 gene encoding uncharacterized protein LOC101157195 → MMQLQVACMLLLCFTCGTLCTVAEQNQEALAQELISSLLTSKIRHEWQSAPYWHSQLSSLCKLVSGLQEGTWSREEEEGEEGEVREGSLQLLEELFSLQHVCRALQSREERLLYDSLEDNSDVPLKRKSPYILKRQAGPKAKSRRPYILKRRTVY, encoded by the exons ATGATGCAGCTGCAGGTGGCATGCATGCTCCTTCTCTGTTTCACATGCGGCACACTCTGCACGG ttGCTGAACAGAACCAGGAAGCCCTTGCGCAGGAGCTCATCAGCAGTCTCCTCACCTCTAAG ATTAGACACGAATGGCAGAGCGCCCCCTACTGGCATTCACAGCTCTCCAGTTTGTGCAAATTAGTGAGTGGCCTTCAGGAGGGCAcatggagcagagaggaggaggaaggggaggAAGGGGAGGTGAGGGAGGGgagtctgcagctgctggaggagctGTTCAGCCTGCAACACGTTTGCCGAGCCCTGCAGAGCCGGGAGGAGCGG CTGCTCTACGACTCTCTGGAGGATAACAGCGATGTTCCCCTGAAACGAAAGTCCCCCTACATTCTGAAGAGGCAAGCCGGGCCCAAAGCCAAGTCCCGGAGGCCGTACATCTTGAAACGAAGAACAGTTTACTGA